One window of Canis lupus baileyi chromosome 21, mCanLup2.hap1, whole genome shotgun sequence genomic DNA carries:
- the LOC140613581 gene encoding LOW QUALITY PROTEIN: membrane-spanning 4-domains subfamily A member 15-like (The sequence of the model RefSeq protein was modified relative to this genomic sequence to represent the inferred CDS: inserted 1 base in 1 codon; deleted 2 bases in 1 codon), with protein MSAAPASNGVFVVIPXNASGLCPPPAILPTSMCQPPGVLLFEEPLGVQTPRAIQLPDLRPMETFLTGEPKALGTVQILIGLTHLGSGCLVLLLVLLLVRHGHAGMLFIEGGVPFWGEACFVISGSLSVAAEKSHTSCLDAGRGSLAVLTVVTTYFGCQATRARASGLNRPPGPRGARAGEAQGEGTPELQLLDKCGFCFVHCGTRNAWSSSVPPVIFLPNLLSTDFSIPSPAASPPPAYDNVAYMPRSHRSRGLSAVGSQLSSCGPSLSPHPILTTVAPE; from the exons ATGTCTGCAGCTCCCGCCAGCAATGGGGTGTTTGTCGTCATCC GCAATGCCAGTGGCCTCTGCCCACCTCCGGCCATCCTGCCCACCTCCATGTGCCAGCCTCCTGGGGTTTTGCTGTTTGAGGAGCCACTGGGGGTACAGACACCAAGGGCCATCCAGCTGCCTGACCTACGGCCCATGGAGACGTTCCTGACTGGAGAGCCCAAAGCTTTAGGG ACAGTGCAGATCCTCATCGGCCTCACCCACCTGGGCTCCGGCTGC CTGGTCCTGCTCCTGGTCCTGCTCCTGGTCCGCCACGGCCACGCGGGGATGCTCTTCATTGAAGGCGGTGTCCCCTTCTGGGGAGAAGCCTGC TTTGTCATCTCTGGGTCCCTCTCAGTGGCAGCCGAGAAGAGCCACACCAGCTGCTTG GATGCGGGCAGGGGCTCTCTGGCTGTGCTGACCGTCGTCACCACCTACTTTGGGTGTCAGGCCACCCGCGCTCGAGCCAGCGG CTTGAAccgccccccaggccccagaggagccagggcaggggaggcccagggagaaggAACGCCAGAACTTCAGCTCCTAGACAAATGCggcttctgttttgttcactgcggTACTCGCAACGCCTGGTCATCGTCGGTCCCC CCCGTGATTTTCCTGCCCAACCTCTTAAGTACGGACTTCAGTATCCCCAGCCCCGCAGCCTCTCCACCGCCTGCCTATGACAATGTGGCATATATGCCAAGGAGCCATCGGAGTAGAGGCCTCTCCGCGGTTGGAAGCCAGCTTTCCTCCTGTGGGCCcagcctctccccccaccccatcctcactACTGTGGCGCCCGAGTGA